The genomic interval CCTAAGGATGCCCATCATCGTTTCAGCTGTGATGTGGCCTTTAGGAAATAAAACCAGCACATGCATAAACATAGATTTGCCTGATACAGTCCGACAATTCCGCTATGAAAGACAAAAGAATTACCTGAGTCTTGATAAAAAAGCatgtataaatacagaaaaataatccatttaaaaatacagaaataaaataagtgTAGCACTATATCAATGATAAATCCATTtagaaaaaggacaaaaattAACAAAGATAAATGCAGAAAtgtagaaacaaacaaatgtataaatatatcaaaaaaatgaatgaacaaaAACCTGAAAtcattaaatgtagaaatacagaaataatctCTATCATCACTGTATCAgaactgtatttgtttttaatttatttatgtattcaacTATGTAGTTCTGCATTAATCTatattgatgttgttttttgtcCCTTCATATTCCACAGTAAAGTGCACTCTACAAACCGTGGCTCTTTTCCAACAACTTCTTCCCCTCACAGTAGCGGCCCCCTGAAGCCTCAATTCTGGCCGTGGTCATGAAGGAGAAGACTGTGGCGAAGTTGAACTCAGACTCTCCGTCCCACCAGCCTTGGCTTCGTGCATATTCCCTCAGTTCTGGATGTTCCTTGTCTATCTTAGATGTTATGCCATACTGGTTGGAGATGTTGCGATATCCACCTACGAAAAAAAGGTCAAATGTAGGGATCAGCcctcaaaataaatacatacattaaaACATGAACTTACCAGTGCTCCTGGTGGTCAAACTATCTAATGGAGATACTTCAATACATTATAAATGCTGTGTACTTGGCATTAGTGCGCCAACTTCGCTCCACTGTATACCATTTTAGTTTATAAAAAATCGAATCGTTCCATCACTGCTTTAGATTtgaagcaacactatgtaactttaACTgtgcaacagcgccctctgcagccacatgtggtgAATCATTCTGTTGAGCTCTTGGGTTTTCatacagagaagaaaaagatattgCCCGGAGCTCTGTCTGCGTTTGTGTTACTATGAAGTTTTCCCTTATGATTAGAAATATTGTAGGTTGAATAATAAGACATATTTTGAACTCTATTGCACGAGCAAAGCTAACAGGCGCTAATACTTAGGCTCTTTTTCTGTAGGTCGTTCTCACCTTCCACTCTTTCAGCAGCCCAGTGCTTCCCTGATGTTTCCAGCAACCAGGCCTCCTTCCTGTCTGAGATGAGGAAGCTGTTGTGGTAGGTGAAGCCGGACTCATCCTCCAAGCAAGATCCTCCCTGACCGTatttctccagcagctcagTTATGACGTCCACCGCTTTCTCAGCCGTGTCGGCCCTCTCAAGTCCGAGCCTGTGTAAATTGCACGGTCACAGCTTTACGTTTTTCTCACAGATTTAGTCTGAATTGACAAAAGCCaacggaagaaaaaaaaaaaatctgccagGTGCTTTGTTATTAAAGGTTGCTTTGCACTACGAGATTAACATAGTTGGCAGTAGATTATTCAAGGCTAATATTGAAGCATTAATTTAAACTCAAACTAGACTTCTTGTTGAGAAGTAAAAGATGTTTGTCTTCTTCCAGTTTCTGCGTCTAATCTCTTTTCCATTTGAAAACACTTTGAAACgtgctacataaataaaatatattatttaaagtgCGTTATGTTTTATCACAAATTATAAATCGACCTATCATGATGttcctctttacagttttaTTGCTGTAGCTTCAAAACCACCTCACATCTTTTCTCTCATTCAATGTGAGCATCTACATTAGAACATCCAGTAGCTACTTTAGATATTACTAATGTACAGGCTAATGTTGGTAGATCTGATCTGATCCGGATCACTCAGgcggcagatccaggaattttttgagatgtttttccacattttcagtTTTGCCAGGCAAACACTCATAGATCTTGAGAACAGATATCTAGAAAATACATATTACTGACATCTAGACTCTGACAGTGGGACATTTAAGGAGAGTGTTGTGACTTAGTGGAGTTATTCCATCCATTTACTCCCAACCTAGTTGTCTAATTTGATGATTCTTGAATCAGTTTTTCTGAATTCCTTTATTCTTATTTGGttgcttatttatttgttctcagGGCTCTCGTGGAAAAGAGATCTTAACCATAATTTCCTAGTTATGGAGTCAACATGTTGAAATGCATGTTAACAGGTGGTTTACCTGAGAAGATCCATACCGAGAAGAGCCTCATCACCCTCAGTGCTCTCTCTGCCCCACACTGCCTCGTTCCCAATGCACACTTGATGCTCATTGGCCCCCATCTCCGCCCCCCACAGCCAGGCTGGTCTGCTCAGCACCACTGCATACGTCTTGGCCACCTGGTCGATCTCTATGTACGTACACTTAgaagacaaacaagacacaggggCAGAAGTCTGTTAATGGTTGTTCGCTGAGGAAACTGAAGGTTGGAGGTCAATAACCAGCTGTCTGTGTGTCACCCACCTCAACCTTCTCCCCTGCATCGTAACATTTAGCAGGAAAATACACCACCTCCTGCACCTCGTCACTGGGCCTGTCTGAGTTTTTCCCGAAGATGATGCGTTGTCCCTCAGTGGAGGGGGGCAGAGCCACAAAGGTGTCACAGGAGGACGgctgcatgtttttgttttctttcagtctCAAACCtgctgagaggaaacacagaaaatCCCACTGGTCAGATAACATGTATGAAGCATGGACAAACTTTTGTCTAATGATCACATCTAAAGATCTATGACGTTAGTAAAAACTTCCACCGCACTAAAGCACAGAATGCACCGATTTAGGTTCAGATATAGACCTAAATCATTATATTAACTGTGATCACTGATGCCAGTTACCGGTGTAGAGttattaatataattacaacaacacaacaatacaatCTCACCTGTGTCTTCCAGTCAAACCGAACAGTCACTGTCAGTTTCTATTCTCCAATGTGTTGACCACGTGACTACGCTCTCTGACACGGAAGCACTGCCGTCACGTGACCCGGAGGAAGTCGGTTTTGTATTCGTAGTAAGGCGAATGGAAAACTAACATTTGTGCACGTTTCACACTTTTCCCTCACAATTTTTACagacttacattttttaaagattgtaagttatattgtatatatatattcagtattATAGTTGTGTATTTATCCTTTAATCCAAATGCTGATGTTCTGAAAGTCTAATATTTGCGTATAAAATAGGTAGGTTTGGCTTTTCTAGCAGTTTTCTGATTATATAAGAAATATTTAatttccccccctccctgcaATTCAATCTGTGATTGTATTGTACAAATATTTGAGATATTTCAAATGAATCATATATATCCTCTTTATCTccatgcacaaaataaaaacccgcagtgtttttttaatttattttctacatGTGTATATCTGTGTATTACTGCGATATACTGCTTTTTGTATTCGTGCATATTAAATTAAGTTTGTATAATAAATGcagtaaacattttaattggcTTCATTGAATCAGCTCTTCCTGTCTTTAATAATCAACGTAGAACTGACTTCACGCggacatgtttgtttacaaGGGGTCGAAGCTGCGCTAGCGTCTCTGTTAGCTTAAGTTAACTCCACGTTCTTTCTTCAGAAAACGTTACAGGCTTTGATTCACTGTCTGCGACCTTCACCGTTCAGCCATGGGGAAGTCATTTGCCAATTTCATGTGCAAGAAGGATTTCCACCCTGCGTCGAAGTCAAATATCAAGAAGGTGAGCGCTAGCTACTGTTAGCTACAGCTAGCCTACAGATCCTAGTTCCAAAACAGCAGGTTAGCCGACGAGCTAACAAGCTTTGGTTACTTTGGCTAGCCCAGGTTTCTAGCAACGACTACACAGTTACTTGATATAAACTGTTGATCTCCGTCTTGAGGCATCATGTTCTGTATGAAAACCCAGTGAAGACAAACCATTTCAGGGATATATGTGGCGACGTAATGGAAGGGAGCTAATGCTACTGTTACTGTTAGCTAAGGTTTGCTTCACCACTAATAGCAAAGGCTAACGACTCCTGTCCCTATTAAATAAACTGTGGTTATTATTAAATACGACAAATCATATCCCATAATAGGAGGGAATAAATCAACACACTTCTGATAACATTATTTATTGACATTACATTGTTCTGCTGTACAACCTGCTGCCCAAGTCCTACTGTGATTTAATGTACAATTTGAATTTGTGTATCAAGTAAGTAAGCTCAACCAAATGTATGAAACCCATGCATAATGTGAATCCTCCTCTTCATTCTTATCTCAAAGGTATGGATAGCAgagcagaaaataactttcGACCAGAAAAAGCAAGAAGATCTTATGCAGGCGTACCTGAAAGAGCAGGACGTGTACGACAACAGGTAAGAGCAATACACAGCATGATAACTTGTACCTAATGTGCTCTCTTAACATCAAGTTTAGtttatataaaatggttttaGTGCATTAATCGATGcataattaatgttttattcaatAAATAGAAACGATATATTAAACTTTAACTTAAATATTTGGCTAAACTGCTGAGGAGAAATCCTGTTGACTTGTACCGGAGACCTCCCCCAAAATTCACGTGTTTAAAAtgctattgtgtttttttattgtttgtaatGTTATTTTCTAACCCGTAGGGTGTTGATGGGTGATGATCGTGTTAAAAATGGCCTCAATTTCATGTATGAAGCTCCACCTGGAGCATccaaaggtaaacacacacttgaCCCGAGCATCTGTGTTCCCGTCTAAATATTATATTCTGTCCTAAACATTTGATTTTGATACTAACAGTCTAATGTGTGCTCTTCTTTTCATATCCATCTTCTGTCCTCAAGAGGAAACGAAGGAGGTAaagaagagaaaatattttaCCCACTCAGTTTCGCAATCAGTATTTGTCTGATATTAAACATACTTAAAAAAtctatacaatatatatatagtttatcatgaaatgtgtttatttgtcagGACGGAGAACAAGAGTATAAATTTGAGTGGCAGAAGGGCGCTCCTCGAGAGAAGTGAGTGGTTGACTTTATACACATTTTCTGGGCATGTTGTCCAGTGCTCCGGCAGAATTTACCTTATTTTGATCCTTATTTTTCTTTCGTAGATATGCAAAGGATGACATGACTATTAGAGATCAGCCGTTTGGAATCCAGGTGCGTGGTGATTTGTATTTACTTCAAGAAAATGTACATCAGTGATACACAACCTGTGGTTAAACTTAAGGAGGTCGTGGTTAATGGAATAAGAAACTGAATGAAGAATAATATGTTTCCatcaacattattttattttccttccttTTTTCCTTCTTAAATAATCAGTAAATCTTCTTCTCACACAGGCATAACTTGTGCATATGTATAAAGTGATTTGTATCACTGAGGGATCAGACACACTGCACATTTTCCAAAGTAAAACTAGAGCTTGTCATGAGTTTAAAGTctagagtattttttttttttttcaatttggtGTTCCTATCAATATGTGTAGCAtataatttttctttatttcattagCAGGCATGCATCTCAGCTATCGAGACGACTGCATGTaatgtctgttgttgttgacttCACAGGTGCGCAACGTGAGATGCATCAAATGTCACAAATGGGGCCAcgtgaacacagacagagagtgtCCTCTGTATGGACTCTCTGGTATCAGCGCCACCTCTGTGGCCACAGAGGAGGTAGCAGGTAGAGTACACGCAATAATTGAGTGAAAGGTCATTTTAAACATG from Pleuronectes platessa chromosome 14, fPlePla1.1, whole genome shotgun sequence carries:
- the scrn3 gene encoding secernin-3; amino-acid sequence: MQPSSCDTFVALPPSTEGQRIIFGKNSDRPSDEVQEVVYFPAKCYDAGEKVECTYIEIDQVAKTYAVVLSRPAWLWGAEMGANEHQVCIGNEAVWGRESTEGDEALLGMDLLRLGLERADTAEKAVDVITELLEKYGQGGSCLEDESGFTYHNSFLISDRKEAWLLETSGKHWAAERVEGGYRNISNQYGITSKIDKEHPELREYARSQGWWDGESEFNFATVFSFMTTARIEASGGRYCEGKKLLEKSHGHITAETMMGILRDKDSGINMEGMFMTTGSMVSVIPTNPALPGVHYFTATPDPEKSVFKPFIFVKHTNPLKETTSRSYGPNDPVKKIPRFQSKPDRKHELFAKHQVVTAIIDSHKDRGKTITESMRQLEKENMSRMEKILSDGVEQPDLFANLFPNSVQEEMAAYTKS